In a single window of the Pseudodesulfovibrio profundus genome:
- a CDS encoding DUF2721 domain-containing protein, whose product MQISVTTPALLFPAISLFMLAFTNRFLSLGARIRHLHDQYRERHDESIRQQIENLRIRVHMIRRMQGFGVMSMLSCIFSMICLFQDWPLAGSILFGGSLLFLVLSLGISFLEIRISVRALDILLEDMESPTEEMIAEVKSDHR is encoded by the coding sequence ATGCAGATATCAGTCACCACCCCCGCCCTGCTTTTCCCGGCAATCTCACTTTTCATGCTTGCCTTTACCAATCGCTTTCTGTCACTTGGTGCGCGCATACGCCACCTCCACGATCAGTACAGGGAAAGACACGACGAATCCATTCGACAACAGATCGAGAACCTTCGGATCAGGGTACACATGATTCGGCGTATGCAGGGATTCGGCGTCATGTCGATGCTCTCCTGCATTTTTTCAATGATTTGTCTGTTTCAGGACTGGCCGCTGGCCGGATCGATTCTGTTCGGAGGGAGCCTGCTATTCCTCGTGCTGTCGCTTGGCATATCGTTTCTGGAAATACGCATTTCGGTTCGCGCCCTCGATATTCTGCTGGAAGACATGGAGAGCCCTACCGAGGAAATGATTGCTGAAGTGAAAAGCGATCACAGATAG
- a CDS encoding IS5 family transposase (programmed frameshift): MQKRHALRDDQWDKIKEYLPGKQSDCGVTAKDNRLFIDAVMWIGKTGAPWRDLPESYGKWSSVHKRFIRWAKKGVWQMIFNTLAVDADTEWLMIDSTIVRAHQHSAGGKGAPPQQSVGKSRGGFSTKVHAATDALGCPTKFILTPGNTADCSMAIPLIEGQAAEHVLADKGYDSDEIVMAIEAMNANPVVPPRSHRKTRRTYDKHLYKERSAIECMFGNLKQFRRIATRYDKLATSYLAFVYVGAMWLWLK, encoded by the exons GTGCAAAAAAGACACGCTCTACGCGACGATCAGTGGGATAAAATCAAAGAATATCTTCCAGGAAAACAAAGTGACTGCGGTGTAACTGCAAAAGATAACAGGCTATTCATTGATGCAGTCATGTGGATTGGCAAGACAGGGGCGCCTTGGCGAGATTTGCCAGAAAGCTATGGCAAGTGGTCTTCGGTCCATAAGAGATTTATCCGCTGGGCCAAGAAAGGTGTATGGCAAATGATCTTCAACACGCTTGCGGTAGACGCTGATACTGAATGGCTCATGATTGACAGCACAATAGTGCGAGCTCATCAGCATTCGGCTGGCGGAAAGGGGGCACCTCC CCAGCAGTCGGTGGGGAAATCTAGAGGAGGGTTTTCAACGAAAGTCCATGCTGCCACAGATGCTCTCGGATGTCCAACTAAATTCATATTAACACCTGGAAATACAGCGGATTGCAGTATGGCGATTCCGCTTATTGAAGGACAGGCTGCCGAGCATGTCCTTGCTGATAAGGGCTATGATTCAGATGAAATTGTAATGGCAATTGAAGCCATGAATGCCAATCCGGTTGTCCCTCCTCGCTCTCACAGAAAGACAAGGCGAACATATGACAAACATCTCTATAAGGAGCGAAGTGCTATAGAGTGTATGTTTGGAAATTTAAAACAGTTTCGAAGGATTGCAACACGATACGACAAGCTGGCGACGTCCTATCTTGCTTTCGTGTACGTAGGAGCAATGTGGCTGTGGCTGAAGTGA
- a CDS encoding ATP-binding protein encodes MSVMRKFALALGSMVALILFVATIGFFSLTFQEQKVADIVADSMRVQRLALEVESRLQLARQAERDFILHLHELGVQGSNAAYGVEFLDNVNDAVRNVLWLQNLAGMDAGKPLQARSNHRLMELRKGLEQYLDTFNHLAEVAQSEGINNTFKHLVSGLDGEYLSLTTLVRQLALAASDEARNAQAAISQTSMVIKILLIASVLLALLLAASITWVLNRTVVRSVVQLRDTAYELSYGNLEARAELDSGDEFGQLAESINGMAERINSLVYDMEVRVDTVNDRLFEVIDATSEGFILYDKHGRLLLTNKRIMEMAGPNAEYLQPGMSREDVLHEQAKSGLLINAYGREEEWAQERLEQQSKPFSMQEEPLRDGRWMQVRSYKTSRGEIVLIVSDITERKQRVQDLASMNSDLEELVRERTQVLVEKASELKEANERLRELDELKSTFLTSVSHELRTPLTSLIGFSKIIKRDFSRIFMPLADCEKSSSIGERIQSNLDIISNEGERLTGLINDVLDLSRIESGQDEWQYIEVDLAEAINRAVTASSGAFAQNSQLKLSLRRFEKVPPVLCDPDRIHQVLINLLSNAAKFTESGAVYIDLFQDVRGRVCIQVQDTGQGIEEKYLERIFDKFQQAQSDTLTEKPSGTGLGLAISRQIIEQYDGRIWASSELGRGTTMHIVMPPAVPDNMPLVLVVDDDMTVREYLSMYLKKAGYGVQTAADGRECLRMVEELRPDIICTDLLMPGMGGEETIRELKADERFSNIPILVISSAGECRTAGGDIAMLKPLNGDTILQVVAAFLDRQTATLPALSVGTAGICPLPVLCGDDVTHCTREDMWQMVESGFKGTVVVPESQVQDIDIQRLSSHVRLQVILVPSQEPVELANG; translated from the coding sequence ATGAGCGTAATGCGAAAGTTTGCATTGGCTCTGGGCTCCATGGTGGCCCTCATCCTTTTTGTGGCAACTATCGGCTTTTTCTCCCTCACGTTTCAGGAGCAAAAGGTCGCTGATATTGTTGCCGACTCGATGCGTGTCCAACGCCTTGCCTTGGAGGTCGAATCCCGACTTCAGTTGGCCCGTCAGGCAGAGCGCGATTTTATTTTGCATCTGCATGAACTGGGTGTTCAAGGGTCCAATGCAGCATATGGCGTTGAGTTTCTCGACAACGTCAATGACGCTGTGCGCAATGTGCTCTGGCTGCAGAATCTGGCCGGAATGGATGCGGGGAAGCCTTTGCAGGCCCGCTCCAATCACCGACTTATGGAACTGCGCAAAGGACTGGAACAGTATCTCGATACATTCAACCATCTGGCCGAGGTTGCACAAAGCGAGGGGATCAATAATACCTTCAAGCATTTGGTCAGCGGGCTGGATGGCGAGTACCTTTCGCTGACGACTCTGGTCCGTCAACTGGCGCTGGCAGCTTCGGACGAGGCTCGCAACGCACAGGCCGCGATCAGTCAAACCAGCATGGTCATCAAGATTCTGCTTATAGCCTCTGTGCTGCTTGCATTGTTGCTGGCCGCAAGTATCACGTGGGTTCTCAACCGGACCGTGGTCAGGAGCGTTGTTCAGCTTCGCGATACAGCCTATGAGTTGAGCTACGGCAACCTGGAGGCCCGGGCCGAGCTTGATAGTGGTGATGAATTCGGTCAACTGGCGGAATCCATAAATGGGATGGCCGAGCGCATCAATTCGCTGGTTTACGACATGGAAGTGCGGGTGGATACGGTCAATGACCGGTTGTTCGAGGTCATTGACGCCACATCGGAAGGTTTCATTCTTTATGACAAGCATGGCCGACTGCTGCTGACCAATAAGCGGATCATGGAAATGGCCGGCCCCAATGCTGAATACCTTCAGCCGGGAATGTCACGAGAAGATGTGTTGCACGAACAGGCGAAAAGCGGCCTGCTGATCAATGCCTACGGTCGGGAAGAAGAGTGGGCGCAGGAACGGTTGGAACAACAAAGCAAGCCGTTTTCCATGCAGGAAGAGCCACTGCGTGACGGTCGCTGGATGCAAGTCCGGTCCTACAAGACCAGCCGGGGCGAGATTGTACTGATTGTCAGTGACATAACAGAGCGCAAGCAAAGGGTGCAGGATCTCGCCTCAATGAATTCCGATCTGGAGGAGCTTGTCCGGGAGCGCACGCAGGTGTTGGTGGAAAAGGCCTCCGAGCTCAAGGAAGCCAACGAACGACTACGAGAACTTGACGAACTCAAATCCACTTTCCTTACCTCTGTCTCTCACGAGCTGCGCACTCCCCTCACTTCCCTCATCGGCTTCTCCAAGATCATCAAACGTGATTTCTCCCGTATTTTCATGCCGTTGGCTGACTGTGAAAAAAGCAGCTCCATTGGTGAGCGTATTCAGTCCAACCTCGATATCATCAGCAACGAAGGGGAGCGCCTTACCGGGTTGATCAATGACGTGCTTGATCTCAGCCGCATCGAGTCGGGCCAGGACGAGTGGCAATATATCGAGGTTGATTTGGCCGAAGCCATCAACCGGGCCGTCACCGCTTCATCCGGTGCCTTTGCACAGAATTCGCAACTCAAGCTTTCTCTCCGGCGCTTTGAAAAAGTGCCGCCGGTACTTTGTGATCCCGATCGAATTCATCAGGTGCTGATCAATCTCTTGTCCAATGCAGCGAAATTTACCGAATCGGGTGCTGTATATATTGATTTGTTCCAGGATGTTCGAGGGAGAGTCTGCATACAGGTTCAGGACACCGGACAGGGGATTGAAGAAAAGTACCTGGAGCGGATTTTCGACAAATTTCAACAGGCACAAAGCGATACCCTGACCGAAAAACCATCGGGAACAGGTCTTGGATTGGCCATATCGAGGCAGATCATCGAGCAGTATGATGGCCGGATCTGGGCGAGTTCGGAACTGGGTCGCGGGACGACAATGCACATTGTGATGCCGCCTGCCGTACCAGACAACATGCCGTTGGTCCTTGTTGTCGATGATGACATGACCGTGCGCGAATATCTTTCCATGTATCTGAAAAAGGCTGGCTACGGGGTTCAGACTGCCGCTGACGGGCGCGAGTGCCTGAGGATGGTTGAAGAGTTGCGGCCGGATATCATCTGCACGGATCTGCTGATGCCTGGTATGGGAGGCGAGGAAACGATCCGGGAACTCAAGGCTGACGAGCGTTTCAGCAACATTCCTATCCTCGTTATCTCCTCGGCCGGAGAATGCCGGACTGCCGGGGGGGACATCGCCATGCTCAAGCCGTTGAACGGCGATACCATACTGCAGGTGGTGGCGGCGTTTCTCGATCGTCAAACCGCCACGCTGCCCGCGCTCTCCGTTGGCACGGCAGGGATATGTCCATTGCCCGTTCTGTGCGGTGATGATGTCACCCATTGCACCAGGGAAGATATGTGGCAGATGGTTGAGAGCGGGTTCAAGGGGACTGTTGTCGTGCCTGAATCCCAGGTGCAGGACATCGACATCCAGCGACTCAGTAGTCATGTGCGGTTGCAGGTGATTCTGGTCCCTTCACAAGAGCCGGTTGAATTGGCTAACGGATAA
- a CDS encoding IS4 family transposase produces MAHANTIFHQVLSLIPRTEFEALAKKYSTGRAFRSFSRWNQFACLLFIHLAGRQSMRDGIRSLGANIRQMYHLGLRSVARSTFADANSKRPAEFFQAIFGKLYQRCSSVAPGHKFRFKAKLYSFDSSVIKLCLSAFPWASYRAKRGGLKIHTVLDHDGYLPAFVRVTNARLHDSKMVKMLRLPKGSIAVFDKAYINYSWFRTLSASGLFFVTRLKTNAVYKVLKRNPVRKSTGVTSDHVIVVFSQDKELHLRRVGYRDPETGKFYEFLTNHLNLSAKTIADIYKERWQIETFFRLIKQNLRLKSFVGTSENAVLSQIYVAMIAYLMLAWLKFKSSVAFSLQEMFQLLQVNLFDRREMEDIFKPPDAFHDNINNDYRLLSYVA; encoded by the coding sequence ATGGCTCATGCTAACACAATCTTTCATCAAGTGCTATCCCTGATCCCTCGGACTGAATTCGAAGCCCTGGCCAAAAAGTACAGTACCGGCAGGGCGTTCCGGAGTTTTTCCCGGTGGAACCAGTTCGCATGCCTGCTCTTCATCCACCTTGCAGGTCGCCAAAGCATGCGTGACGGCATCCGCAGCCTGGGTGCCAACATCAGGCAAATGTATCATCTGGGGCTGCGCAGCGTGGCACGCTCGACCTTTGCCGATGCCAACTCCAAGCGGCCAGCGGAGTTCTTTCAGGCGATTTTCGGCAAGCTCTACCAGCGTTGCTCGTCCGTGGCTCCTGGGCATAAGTTCCGCTTCAAAGCCAAACTCTACAGCTTCGATTCCTCGGTCATCAAGCTCTGCCTGTCCGCCTTTCCATGGGCATCCTATCGGGCTAAAAGGGGTGGCCTCAAAATCCATACAGTCCTCGATCACGACGGATACCTGCCTGCCTTTGTCCGTGTCACCAATGCCCGACTTCATGACTCCAAGATGGTCAAGATGCTCAGGCTCCCCAAGGGGTCCATCGCCGTCTTCGACAAAGCATACATCAACTATTCCTGGTTTCGGACCCTCAGCGCCTCGGGGCTGTTCTTCGTCACCAGGCTCAAGACCAACGCCGTGTACAAAGTTCTCAAAAGAAACCCGGTTCGGAAAAGCACTGGCGTCACTTCCGACCATGTGATTGTCGTCTTCAGCCAAGACAAGGAACTGCACCTTCGGCGGGTTGGCTACAGGGATCCAGAAACCGGCAAGTTCTACGAATTCCTGACCAATCACTTAAACCTCTCGGCCAAGACCATCGCCGACATCTACAAGGAACGCTGGCAGATCGAGACATTCTTCCGGCTCATCAAGCAAAATCTTCGCCTCAAATCCTTTGTCGGCACCTCGGAGAACGCCGTTCTAAGCCAGATCTACGTGGCCATGATCGCCTATCTCATGCTGGCTTGGCTTAAGTTCAAGTCCAGCGTTGCCTTCAGCCTCCAGGAGATGTTCCAGTTGCTCCAGGTCAACCTCTTCGATCGGCGAGAAATGGAGGACATCTTCAAACCACCCGACGCCTTCCATGACAACATCAACAACGATTACAGGCTACTGAGCTATGTCGCTTAA
- a CDS encoding response regulator transcription factor yields the protein MPKKILIVDDEVHIKMLLEQTLEELEDEYDVELFTASDGEEGLEFIRSERPDLVFLDIMMPKMNGYEVCREVMDDPEFNEIKIILLTAKGQEVDRKQGLEPGAKMYMTKPFDPDEILKVSKDLLEL from the coding sequence ATGCCCAAGAAAATCCTCATAGTCGATGATGAAGTTCATATCAAAATGTTGCTTGAGCAGACGCTCGAAGAGCTGGAAGACGAATATGATGTGGAACTCTTCACGGCCTCAGATGGTGAGGAAGGGCTTGAATTCATTAGAAGTGAGCGGCCGGACCTGGTTTTTCTCGACATCATGATGCCCAAAATGAATGGGTATGAGGTGTGTCGGGAAGTAATGGATGATCCTGAATTCAATGAGATTAAGATCATCCTGCTGACCGCCAAGGGACAGGAAGTCGATCGCAAGCAGGGGCTGGAACCTGGCGCCAAAATGTACATGACCAAACCGTTTGACCCTGATGAGATTCTTAAGGTCTCCAAAGATTTGCTTGAGCTGTAA
- a CDS encoding GAF domain-containing protein, translating to MTPFKRFIRPGVLRNILRKAYDLTGGQCAYAIEFEGEVLLHSGEENGGSFIADSTNCISKALNFNDIHSGQLRMYMPEDCSDDLREHYVRAFEFAAFSIQELIDMERARRCIADEALAKYRELAVFHRSVPSINTSLRLRDVVGALINECRRENYPGELGMVFLSEPGTNHFRLAVQFGFHFGSNPQAMVESRLFLDVVKDGHGEIINDLSKDSRWGNQIPGIGSMAIIPIVSPNRVEGMLVLGSENKGLFEAAHRKSLSTLASVAGISVSNAFNFEGIQTLMNAILQALAEAIDSRDPYTAGHSERVAHLAVAFAYMLGESPAFPNLRLTTLTFVSCIIQAFCTTSARSASRKTC from the coding sequence ATGACGCCGTTTAAGAGATTCATTCGTCCTGGAGTGCTCAGGAATATCCTGCGCAAAGCCTATGACCTCACTGGTGGGCAATGTGCTTACGCCATTGAGTTTGAGGGCGAAGTGCTGCTGCACTCTGGCGAAGAAAACGGTGGTAGCTTTATCGCTGATTCAACCAATTGTATTAGCAAAGCACTCAATTTCAATGACATTCATTCAGGGCAGTTGCGCATGTACATGCCTGAAGATTGTTCTGACGACTTGCGCGAACACTATGTGCGAGCTTTTGAGTTTGCTGCTTTTTCCATTCAGGAACTTATCGACATGGAGCGTGCCAGGCGGTGTATAGCCGATGAAGCGCTGGCCAAATACAGGGAACTGGCTGTCTTCCATCGTTCGGTTCCTTCCATCAATACATCGTTGCGTCTGCGCGATGTTGTGGGGGCGCTCATCAATGAGTGTCGTCGAGAAAATTACCCCGGCGAGTTGGGAATGGTTTTCCTTTCCGAGCCGGGGACAAACCACTTCAGACTGGCGGTCCAGTTCGGGTTCCATTTTGGGAGCAATCCCCAAGCCATGGTCGAGAGTCGGCTCTTTCTTGATGTCGTCAAAGACGGGCATGGCGAAATAATCAATGACCTGAGCAAGGACAGTCGCTGGGGCAATCAGATTCCCGGCATCGGTTCCATGGCCATTATCCCCATTGTTTCCCCCAATCGGGTGGAAGGGATGCTTGTGCTGGGGTCCGAAAACAAGGGCCTTTTTGAAGCGGCTCACCGCAAGAGTCTGAGCACGTTGGCTTCCGTGGCCGGTATTTCCGTTTCCAACGCGTTCAATTTCGAAGGCATCCAGACTCTGATGAATGCGATTCTTCAGGCTCTGGCAGAGGCCATCGATTCCAGGGATCCATACACCGCAGGTCACTCCGAGCGGGTTGCTCATCTTGCCGTGGCCTTTGCGTACATGCTGGGTGAGTCTCCTGCATTCCCGAATCTGCGGTTAACGACCTTGACCTTCGTGAGTTGTATTATTCAGGCATTCTGCACGACGTCGGCAAGATCGGCATCAAGGAAGACGTGTTGA